From Methanocella paludicola SANAE, a single genomic window includes:
- a CDS encoding HesB/IscA family protein: MKVTDKAAEQLKTLLDKEQKKDSLIRIYFAGYSCSGPQYAPALDMEKKEEDVVTNMNGINVVYDRNLEKDLELFELDYIQTPYGEGFIVRNPSASCGSDCSGCH, encoded by the coding sequence GTGAAAGTAACTGACAAGGCGGCAGAGCAGCTCAAGACGCTCCTGGACAAGGAGCAGAAGAAGGACTCTCTCATTCGCATTTATTTCGCGGGCTACAGCTGTAGCGGGCCCCAGTACGCCCCGGCCCTCGATATGGAGAAGAAGGAGGAGGACGTGGTCACCAACATGAACGGCATCAACGTGGTCTACGACAGGAACCTGGAGAAGGACCTGGAGCTGTTCGAGCTTGACTACATCCAGACCCCTTACGGAGAGGGCTTCATCGTCCGCAACCCGAGCGCCTCCTGCGGCTCGGATTGCAGCGGATGCCACTAG
- a CDS encoding TrmB family transcriptional regulator: MERLEKILRDLGLDGALVEVFVYLAGKGKSSLEEIYEETTLSRRAISLALGELESAGAVKRDGPDYAIEDARKALQALLPARLEELKAEIYSYRPVTKKEECPMVEAIRDEATVVPAFTAKHIDAALKSVDMVSRSLTWLDDQSLNAARAAVQRGVHVRVITYKHPELLPDARALTDAGVEVRSHEYSKDVRFMIVDGEFISFAIREPPKVTQPAYFGLMIRDRGVCRNMLEYIFEPAWEDAEVVEKYRI, encoded by the coding sequence ATGGAGAGGCTTGAGAAGATCCTGAGGGACCTGGGGCTGGATGGCGCCCTTGTAGAGGTTTTCGTTTACCTGGCGGGGAAGGGTAAGTCGAGCCTTGAGGAGATATACGAGGAGACCACGCTGTCCAGGCGGGCCATTTCGCTGGCGCTGGGCGAGCTGGAGTCCGCGGGCGCAGTGAAGAGGGACGGCCCCGACTACGCCATCGAGGACGCCCGGAAGGCGCTGCAGGCGCTTCTCCCCGCGAGGCTCGAGGAGCTCAAGGCCGAGATATACTCGTACCGTCCTGTAACGAAGAAGGAGGAATGCCCCATGGTCGAGGCGATCAGGGATGAGGCGACCGTGGTGCCGGCATTCACCGCGAAGCACATCGACGCGGCGCTGAAGAGCGTCGACATGGTATCGCGCTCGCTTACCTGGCTGGACGACCAGTCGCTGAACGCCGCCCGGGCCGCCGTACAGAGGGGCGTCCATGTCCGCGTGATCACATACAAGCACCCCGAGCTTTTGCCGGACGCGAGGGCGCTCACCGACGCGGGCGTCGAGGTGAGGAGCCACGAGTACTCGAAGGACGTGCGGTTCATGATCGTGGACGGCGAGTTCATCTCTTTCGCCATCAGGGAGCCGCCGAAGGTCACGCAGCCCGCATACTTCGGCCTGATGATAAGGGACCGGGGCGTGTGCAGGAACATGCTCGAGTACATCTTCGAGCCGGCGTGGGAAGACGCGGAAGTCGTCGAAAAGTACCGCATATAA
- a CDS encoding nucleotidyltransferase family protein: MKACILCGGAGTRLRPLTFERPKPSIPILNKPSVGHLVEHLSKNGFNEIVITLGYMGEVIEKYLGDGSLFGVDIKYVYEKEKLGTAGSVKNAEKYLDDGPFLVVGGDHVLNLNLRELYDFHNHSGGLVTISVLSIDDPREFGIVDLDNNHIIHRFREKPGPGEIFSNLASTGIYALSPEILDYIPKAKYDFAKDLFPKLLRENKKISGWLARGQWTDVGNPRAYREAQRWMLENMPGTYIHGRLVNEGAKLNGPLNIGSNVSFGKHSVIVGPVYIGDNTSIGDNVLVGPYTSIGDACHIGSDCRILSSYMYNGVKIGAGCSVSGAIMDNDITLGKNCTLENGVVIGPRAMIGNDVTVHSDVRIWPEVVVAANTSVSKDAMNEHFATDVNGS, from the coding sequence ATGAAGGCGTGCATTCTCTGCGGAGGCGCCGGGACCAGGCTGAGGCCGCTCACGTTCGAAAGGCCCAAGCCCAGCATACCCATCCTTAACAAGCCTTCCGTAGGGCATCTTGTAGAGCATTTATCGAAAAACGGCTTCAACGAGATAGTCATCACTCTCGGCTACATGGGAGAGGTCATCGAGAAGTACCTGGGTGACGGCTCCCTTTTCGGCGTGGACATCAAGTACGTCTACGAGAAGGAGAAGCTGGGCACCGCCGGGAGCGTGAAGAACGCCGAGAAGTACCTCGACGACGGCCCATTCCTTGTAGTAGGCGGGGACCACGTGCTCAACCTCAACCTCCGGGAGCTGTACGATTTTCACAATCATTCGGGAGGCCTCGTCACCATATCGGTGCTAAGCATCGACGACCCCCGGGAGTTCGGCATCGTCGACCTGGACAACAACCACATCATCCACAGGTTCAGGGAAAAGCCCGGGCCCGGGGAGATCTTCTCGAACCTGGCATCGACGGGCATTTACGCGCTCAGCCCCGAGATACTGGACTACATACCGAAGGCGAAGTACGACTTCGCCAAGGACCTGTTCCCGAAGCTGCTCAGAGAGAATAAGAAGATCAGCGGCTGGCTGGCCCGGGGACAGTGGACGGACGTCGGGAACCCGCGGGCGTACCGCGAGGCTCAGCGCTGGATGCTGGAGAACATGCCCGGCACATACATCCATGGCAGGCTGGTGAACGAGGGCGCGAAGCTCAACGGGCCGCTGAACATCGGCAGCAACGTCTCCTTCGGGAAGCACTCGGTCATCGTGGGCCCGGTATACATCGGCGATAACACGTCCATCGGGGACAACGTGCTCGTCGGCCCGTACACGTCAATAGGCGACGCATGCCACATCGGCAGCGACTGTAGAATTCTTTCGTCGTACATGTACAACGGGGTCAAGATCGGCGCGGGGTGCTCCGTATCGGGCGCCATCATGGACAACGACATCACCCTGGGCAAGAACTGCACGCTGGAGAACGGCGTCGTCATCGGCCCCAGGGCCATGATCGGCAACGACGTGACCGTGCACTCGGACGTGCGCATCTGGCCAGAGGTCGTGGTGGCCGCGAACACGAGCGTCTCGAAGGACGCCATGAACGAGCACTTCGCCACGGACGTCAACGGCTCCTAG
- a CDS encoding ATPase domain-containing protein has translation MINKNVKRTGIPTLDDCLKGGIPIGKTLLFYGKPLSESDVFIMQAVYTNLADDEVCYYVASTYSPDVVRAGFKDYGWDTSKYARRFEIIDAYSPLVGASSGERFSVKDPESIESYDETISGIIDMLSPGDMLVFSSLSALLDHCTCGGEEVLRYARKWNKMAVIKGAIVIYNFVERDYDPGLMEHVKSGLCNAAVQVGGLGADMIYGHFFKTHACDWARRADRPTLFKVNRPGGITVHIPKLLVTGPQGSGKSTFVRTAATLSSGKCVSVDRMGTTIAGDHAQLTIKGFSVDLFGTPGHRLFVKTLNAFAVDAMGIAVVIDSSEPDTEAALEILRTIRHEGVPYIVVANKQDARDAMDVERIRRQLGLAEEEPVIGACSNNCHDVQRALEMLIGMVVESPGSGREEKFGAIIDGLRRVRGVRAAAVVSTGGILKAAEIPGGIQGERVAFAASTILTTAEAAAEDLGQGTLGRLLVDLDGRELMVMGADERNMLVLLAEHDGNPGPIYAEAVRAVDKIKEIRGR, from the coding sequence GTGATCAACAAGAACGTCAAGAGGACCGGCATACCTACGCTGGACGACTGCCTGAAGGGCGGCATACCCATCGGGAAGACCTTACTGTTCTACGGTAAGCCCCTCTCGGAGAGCGACGTCTTCATCATGCAGGCCGTGTACACCAACCTTGCGGACGACGAGGTCTGCTATTACGTGGCGAGCACCTACAGCCCGGACGTGGTCAGGGCCGGCTTCAAGGACTACGGCTGGGACACCTCGAAGTACGCCCGGCGTTTCGAGATCATCGACGCATACTCCCCCCTTGTGGGCGCCTCATCCGGAGAGCGTTTTTCAGTGAAAGACCCGGAGAGCATCGAGTCGTATGACGAGACCATCTCAGGCATCATCGACATGCTCTCGCCGGGCGACATGCTCGTCTTCTCCTCACTTTCGGCGCTTCTGGACCACTGCACCTGCGGGGGGGAGGAAGTCCTCAGGTATGCCCGCAAGTGGAACAAGATGGCCGTCATTAAGGGGGCCATCGTCATATACAACTTCGTGGAGAGGGACTACGATCCCGGGCTCATGGAGCACGTGAAGAGCGGGCTATGTAATGCCGCCGTCCAGGTGGGCGGGCTGGGCGCCGACATGATCTATGGCCATTTTTTTAAGACGCACGCCTGCGACTGGGCGAGGCGCGCGGACCGGCCCACGCTGTTCAAGGTCAACCGGCCCGGCGGCATAACCGTGCACATCCCGAAGCTCCTCGTGACCGGGCCCCAGGGCTCAGGCAAGTCGACGTTCGTCAGGACGGCCGCGACCCTGTCGTCCGGCAAGTGCGTGTCCGTGGACCGTATGGGCACCACGATAGCGGGCGACCACGCGCAATTAACTATAAAGGGGTTCTCAGTGGACCTGTTCGGCACGCCGGGCCACAGGCTGTTCGTCAAGACCCTGAACGCGTTCGCGGTCGACGCCATGGGCATCGCAGTCGTCATCGATTCCTCTGAGCCGGACACGGAGGCCGCCCTGGAGATACTGCGGACCATCCGGCACGAGGGCGTGCCCTATATCGTGGTCGCGAACAAGCAGGATGCCCGGGACGCCATGGACGTAGAGCGTATCCGCCGGCAGCTGGGCCTGGCGGAGGAGGAGCCGGTGATCGGCGCCTGCTCCAATAACTGCCACGACGTACAGCGGGCCCTCGAGATGCTGATCGGCATGGTCGTCGAGAGCCCCGGCTCCGGCCGGGAAGAGAAGTTCGGCGCGATCATCGACGGCCTCCGGCGGGTCCGGGGCGTCCGGGCCGCGGCCGTCGTCTCCACGGGAGGCATCCTGAAGGCGGCCGAGATCCCCGGGGGCATACAGGGCGAAAGGGTCGCTTTCGCCGCATCCACCATCCTCACGACGGCCGAGGCGGCGGCGGAAGACCTGGGGCAGGGAACCCTGGGGCGGCTTTTGGTGGACCTTGACGGGCGAGAGCTCATGGTCATGGGGGCGGACGAGCGGAACATGCTCGTCCTGCTCGCCGAGCACGACGGCAACCCCGGCCCCATCTACGCGGAGGCCGTGCGGGCCGTGGATAAGATCAAAGAGATCCGGGGCAGGTAG
- a CDS encoding DUF7504 family protein, protein MLLSGMHKYRLGLEELDAAVGGVSGGSGILVEGPPMGCKQAIVYSLIKRGLEDGEGVILVPTMETGRNALAAYGDADNLRVIDCMSRPMGMAEAVSDNIKYVNGPADLTGMGVWSGRLMDELKGRPVRLCVDSISTLLMYSHLQVIFRFIHLLNGRIQAAGGISIGVVDEGMHDEKTMASLRQLYRAALELKEADSYCCVRAVGLTPRPTPWARFEEVIE, encoded by the coding sequence ATGTTATTGAGCGGCATGCATAAATATCGTCTGGGACTGGAGGAACTCGACGCGGCTGTCGGGGGCGTGAGCGGCGGCTCGGGAATACTGGTCGAGGGGCCGCCGATGGGCTGCAAGCAGGCCATCGTCTACTCCCTCATCAAGCGGGGCCTCGAGGACGGCGAAGGGGTCATCCTGGTGCCCACGATGGAGACGGGCAGGAACGCCCTCGCCGCTTACGGTGACGCTGATAACTTGCGGGTCATCGACTGCATGTCACGTCCCATGGGCATGGCCGAGGCAGTATCGGACAATATAAAGTACGTTAACGGCCCGGCCGACCTGACGGGCATGGGCGTATGGTCCGGGAGGCTCATGGACGAGCTCAAGGGCAGGCCGGTGAGGCTGTGCGTCGACTCGATCTCGACGCTGCTCATGTACTCGCACCTTCAGGTCATATTCCGCTTCATCCACCTGCTGAACGGCCGGATCCAGGCCGCCGGCGGCATCTCGATAGGCGTCGTGGACGAGGGCATGCACGATGAAAAGACAATGGCATCGCTCCGGCAGCTATACAGGGCCGCGCTGGAGCTGAAAGAGGCCGACAGCTATTGCTGCGTGAGGGCCGTGGGGCTCACGCCCAGGCCGACTCCCTGGGCCAGGTTCGAGGAGGTGATCGAGTGA
- a CDS encoding TIGR00296 family protein: MLSLEEGTLAVKTARRVIEEYVRTNKMPNVELPEAFKDLSGVFVTLKQDGDLRGCIGYPYPDLPLSKALADAAVQAATQDPRFPRVRSAELDRISVEVTVLSEPEPLKVKPVDRPGHLVIGRDGIIVERGLYRGLLLPQVPVEQGWGPEEYLEYGCLKAGLSPDAWVDDVTKVYTFQGQIFQETSPKGEVVEEKIDTALDRCEVRK; the protein is encoded by the coding sequence ATGTTAAGCCTGGAAGAGGGGACTTTGGCGGTGAAGACGGCCCGGAGGGTCATCGAGGAGTACGTGAGGACGAATAAAATGCCGAATGTCGAGCTGCCCGAAGCTTTCAAAGACCTGTCGGGCGTGTTCGTCACGCTCAAGCAGGACGGGGACCTGCGGGGGTGCATCGGCTACCCGTACCCGGACCTGCCGCTGAGCAAGGCGCTGGCGGACGCGGCCGTGCAGGCGGCCACGCAGGACCCGCGCTTCCCGAGGGTGAGGAGCGCCGAGCTGGACCGCATATCCGTGGAGGTGACAGTGCTCAGCGAGCCCGAGCCTTTGAAAGTAAAGCCCGTCGACCGGCCCGGCCATCTGGTCATCGGCAGGGACGGCATCATCGTCGAGAGGGGGCTCTACCGGGGCCTGTTGCTGCCCCAGGTGCCCGTAGAGCAGGGCTGGGGGCCGGAGGAATATTTAGAGTACGGCTGCCTGAAGGCCGGCCTCTCGCCCGACGCGTGGGTCGATGACGTGACCAAGGTGTACACGTTTCAGGGCCAGATCTTCCAGGAGACGTCCCCCAAAGGCGAGGTCGTGGAGGAAAAGATCGACACGGCGCTCGACAGGTGCGAAGTGAGAAAATAG
- a CDS encoding TIGR00153 family protein: MSDPLHSMLDLFAKSPFKPLNEHAEKVKQTVLKMDGAVHAYVEGDKAKVEGSYKQISELEHEADEVKHAIREHLPSSLMMPVDRTDILTFLKQQDDVANSAEMVAQLLDMKMVAMPPAVKDILLKLEKEVLVTVEEHVDAAGKITTLLDSAFAGRHVKEVQAIIDRVDGQKHNVDVLKLEAMKAIYEHEKELGPVGVFHLIELVQEMGWVAGHAESASDRLRLIVAKR; encoded by the coding sequence ATGAGCGATCCTTTACACTCGATGCTAGACCTTTTCGCGAAGTCGCCCTTCAAGCCGCTCAACGAGCACGCCGAGAAGGTAAAACAGACCGTCCTGAAGATGGACGGGGCGGTGCACGCCTACGTGGAGGGAGATAAGGCAAAGGTGGAGGGATCGTATAAGCAGATCAGCGAGCTCGAGCACGAGGCCGACGAGGTGAAGCACGCCATCCGGGAGCACCTGCCATCGTCGCTCATGATGCCCGTGGACAGGACGGACATCCTTACTTTCTTAAAGCAGCAGGACGACGTGGCCAACAGCGCCGAGATGGTCGCCCAGCTCCTCGACATGAAGATGGTGGCGATGCCCCCCGCCGTGAAGGACATATTACTGAAACTGGAGAAGGAAGTGCTGGTCACCGTGGAGGAGCACGTGGACGCCGCCGGCAAGATCACGACCCTCCTGGACTCCGCCTTCGCGGGAAGGCACGTGAAGGAGGTCCAGGCGATCATCGACCGCGTGGACGGCCAGAAGCACAACGTGGACGTCCTGAAGCTCGAGGCCATGAAGGCCATCTACGAGCACGAGAAGGAACTTGGCCCCGTCGGCGTCTTCCACCTCATCGAGCTCGTCCAGGAGATGGGCTGGGTCGCCGGCCACGCGGAGAGCGCGTCCGACCGGCTTCGCCTCATCGTAGCCAAGCGCTAA
- a CDS encoding inorganic phosphate transporter yields the protein MDPFLLMAIAIIVALLFDVMNGFHDTANAVATVIYTKALPPQVAIGMCAIMNMVGPFLLGTAVAKVIATSIIPSEKLTIAIVVAGLMGAIIWDLVTWYYGLPVSSSHALIGGLVGSGLAAIGLSGVKWGGLTNIVLALFISPVIGIVLGLVFMYLIGRFIISRMGREQANAVFKKVQILSSAAVSLTHGSNDAQKTMGIIAMFVAVTYGTGTPVIEPWIIIACAAAIGLGTAFGGWRIIRTLGERIGKEELSPSQGFAAETATALTIAIGSHVGAPISTTHVISSSIVGTVMAGGTGVLNKNVVLNILTAWLLTIPVAAIGAAISYFILTLVGI from the coding sequence ATGGACCCGTTCCTGCTCATGGCGATAGCGATCATCGTGGCCCTTCTCTTCGACGTGATGAACGGCTTCCACGATACTGCGAACGCCGTGGCCACTGTCATTTATACGAAGGCCCTGCCCCCGCAGGTCGCCATAGGCATGTGCGCCATCATGAACATGGTGGGGCCGTTCCTGCTCGGGACGGCCGTCGCCAAGGTCATCGCCACAAGCATCATCCCTTCTGAAAAACTGACCATCGCCATCGTCGTTGCGGGGCTCATGGGGGCGATCATCTGGGACCTCGTAACGTGGTATTACGGCCTCCCCGTAAGCTCTTCTCATGCCCTCATCGGAGGCCTCGTGGGCTCGGGCCTGGCGGCCATCGGCCTCTCGGGCGTGAAATGGGGCGGCCTGACCAACATCGTCCTGGCCCTTTTTATATCGCCCGTCATCGGGATCGTCCTGGGCCTTGTCTTTATGTACCTCATCGGCCGGTTCATCATCTCGCGCATGGGACGGGAGCAGGCCAATGCTGTTTTCAAGAAGGTCCAGATCCTTTCCTCTGCGGCCGTATCGCTCACTCACGGCTCCAACGACGCCCAGAAGACCATGGGCATCATCGCCATGTTCGTGGCCGTCACATACGGCACTGGCACGCCCGTCATCGAGCCATGGATCATCATCGCCTGCGCGGCGGCTATCGGCCTGGGGACCGCGTTCGGGGGATGGCGGATCATCAGGACGCTGGGCGAGCGGATAGGAAAGGAAGAGCTTTCTCCGTCGCAGGGATTCGCCGCCGAGACCGCCACGGCGCTCACCATCGCCATCGGCTCCCACGTGGGCGCCCCTATCAGCACGACGCACGTCATCTCCTCGAGCATCGTCGGCACGGTCATGGCCGGCGGCACGGGCGTTTTAAATAAGAACGTAGTATTAAATATATTGACCGCGTGGTTATTGACCATACCCGTAGCCGCCATAGGGGCGGCGATATCCTATTTCATCCTGACGCTGGTGGGAATATGA
- a CDS encoding dihydroorotase: MHELVVENARVPFGEDIVTCSIGIDEGRIARIAKILKGEQAYDARNMLVLPGVIDSHVHFRDMGQEEKEDWLSGSRAAIYGGVTAVVDMPNTDPPTFDEESFKIKLTVAQNRSMIDFAINGGVSGNLKALPVLWRRGALAFGEIFMAKSTGGFSVDEQALKAALLEIKRLGATASIHAEDEALNAEKARELARDDSPDVYSQMRPPGSELNAVKAAVRLEHETGAAMHITHISTAKAVEALRGEPITCDVTPHHLLLNMRHWEKLKSYGKMNPPLRPLRDVEALWKAARDGSIDVLASDHAPHTREEKAADIRSAPSGVPGVETMAPLILKEVADGRLPLQRFIDMTTANPARIFGINNKGRIEEGYDADLIFVDMGARRVIRPYELHSKAGWTPYEGMEAIFPHAVMQRGTLLLDGKEFLGRRGRGKFIRGRGYERKLPGRTS; the protein is encoded by the coding sequence ATGCACGAGCTCGTAGTGGAGAACGCCAGGGTGCCCTTCGGGGAAGACATCGTCACATGCTCGATAGGCATCGACGAGGGCCGCATCGCACGGATCGCCAAGATACTGAAGGGCGAGCAGGCATACGATGCCCGTAACATGCTCGTTTTGCCCGGCGTCATCGACTCCCACGTCCACTTCCGGGACATGGGCCAGGAGGAGAAGGAGGACTGGCTCTCGGGCAGCAGGGCGGCCATATACGGCGGCGTAACCGCCGTGGTGGACATGCCCAACACGGACCCTCCCACGTTCGACGAGGAGTCCTTTAAAATCAAGCTCACCGTGGCGCAGAACCGCTCGATGATCGACTTCGCCATCAACGGGGGCGTTTCTGGCAATTTAAAGGCGCTGCCCGTGCTGTGGAGGCGGGGCGCCCTCGCCTTCGGCGAGATATTCATGGCGAAGAGCACGGGCGGGTTCAGCGTGGACGAGCAGGCGCTGAAGGCGGCGCTGCTGGAGATAAAACGATTAGGCGCGACGGCGAGCATCCATGCCGAGGACGAGGCCCTCAACGCTGAAAAGGCCAGGGAGCTTGCTAGGGATGACAGCCCGGACGTATATTCGCAGATGAGGCCGCCCGGGTCGGAGCTCAACGCGGTGAAGGCGGCGGTGCGCCTCGAGCACGAGACGGGCGCCGCCATGCATATCACCCACATCAGCACGGCGAAGGCCGTGGAGGCCCTCCGGGGAGAGCCCATAACCTGCGACGTGACCCCTCACCATTTGCTGCTAAACATGCGCCACTGGGAAAAGCTGAAGTCGTACGGCAAAATGAACCCGCCCCTGAGGCCCCTGCGGGACGTTGAGGCGCTCTGGAAGGCGGCCAGGGACGGCTCCATCGACGTGCTCGCCTCCGACCACGCCCCCCACACCCGGGAGGAGAAGGCGGCCGACATCAGATCGGCTCCCTCGGGCGTGCCGGGGGTAGAGACCATGGCGCCGCTAATTTTAAAAGAGGTCGCTGACGGCCGGCTGCCCCTGCAGCGCTTCATCGATATGACCACGGCGAACCCCGCCCGGATATTCGGGATAAATAACAAGGGCCGGATCGAGGAGGGCTACGATGCCGACCTGATCTTCGTCGACATGGGCGCCCGCAGGGTCATACGCCCCTACGAGCTCCACAGCAAGGCGGGATGGACCCCCTACGAGGGGATGGAAGCCATCTTCCCGCACGCGGTGATGCAGCGCGGCACGCTGCTGCTTGACGGAAAGGAGTTCCTGGGCCGCCGCGGCCGGGGAAAGTTCATCCGGGGCAGAGGATACGAAAGGAAACTTCCCGGGCGCACGTCATAA
- a CDS encoding cation diffusion facilitator family transporter encodes MLNSQGKEATIDRIERANQVKRSTARLSILSNTMLVIMKLAVGLAIGSVSIISEAIHSAIDLVAAIIAFISVKKSSEPPDREHKFGHGKFEDFSGLIEAVLIFIAAILIIREAALKLMGQGEELNTGLLIAGIAVMAISAAANWYVSNRLMKAAKATESIALEADAWHLRTDVYTSLGIFAGLVLIRLTGWKFLDPLFAIAVAVFIMKAAYDLTRRAASDLMDTSLPASEEEKIKGIISDHYLQFASFHELRTRRSGSDRFMDLHLVVSKNLTVSEAHSLSDHLEDDLRQAFPRSSITIHFEPCDEHCSKCECNSACRDSKCPEGTSE; translated from the coding sequence GTGTTGAATTCTCAGGGAAAGGAAGCGACTATTGACAGGATCGAGCGGGCCAACCAGGTAAAAAGGTCCACCGCCAGGCTATCCATTTTATCGAACACGATGCTCGTCATCATGAAGCTGGCCGTAGGCCTCGCCATCGGCTCGGTGAGCATCATATCCGAGGCCATCCACTCGGCAATCGACCTCGTGGCGGCCATCATCGCGTTCATCTCGGTAAAGAAGTCAAGCGAGCCCCCCGACAGGGAGCATAAGTTCGGCCACGGCAAGTTCGAGGACTTCTCCGGGCTCATCGAGGCCGTGCTCATCTTCATCGCGGCCATACTCATCATCCGGGAGGCCGCGCTCAAGCTGATGGGCCAGGGAGAGGAGCTCAACACGGGCCTGCTCATCGCCGGCATAGCGGTCATGGCCATCTCGGCCGCCGCGAACTGGTACGTCTCGAACAGGCTCATGAAGGCGGCGAAGGCCACCGAGTCCATCGCCCTGGAGGCCGACGCCTGGCACCTCAGGACGGACGTCTATACGTCCCTGGGCATATTCGCCGGCTTAGTGCTCATCCGTCTGACCGGCTGGAAATTCCTTGACCCGCTGTTCGCGATCGCCGTAGCAGTGTTCATCATGAAGGCCGCGTACGACCTCACCAGGCGCGCTGCCTCGGACCTGATGGACACCAGCCTGCCCGCCTCGGAGGAGGAGAAGATCAAGGGCATCATCTCCGACCACTACCTCCAGTTCGCGAGCTTCCACGAGCTTCGCACCCGCAGGTCCGGCTCTGACCGGTTCATGGACCTCCACCTGGTCGTCTCGAAGAACCTGACGGTGAGCGAGGCGCACAGCCTGTCCGACCACCTCGAGGACGACCTCCGCCAGGCCTTCCCAAGGTCCAGCATCACCATCCACTTCGAGCCCTGCGACGAGCATTGCTCAAAGTGCGAGTGCAACTCCGCGTGCCGGGACAGCAAGTGCCCCGAGGGCACATCGGAGTAA
- a CDS encoding DUF167 domain-containing protein gives MAFQDAVRASSDGVLIDFEVSPGAKETRVPSGYNEWRRRIEARLKAPPERGRANEELIGELSALLGIPESRIEITSGARDSRKSVKVLGASREEVLRRLGGALQ, from the coding sequence ATGGCTTTCCAGGACGCGGTCAGGGCCTCTTCTGACGGGGTGCTCATAGACTTCGAGGTCTCCCCGGGGGCGAAGGAGACCCGGGTGCCCTCGGGCTATAACGAGTGGCGCAGGCGCATCGAGGCCCGGCTGAAGGCGCCGCCCGAGCGGGGCAGGGCCAACGAGGAACTCATCGGCGAGCTGTCGGCATTGCTCGGCATACCGGAGTCCCGCATCGAGATCACGTCCGGAGCCCGTGACAGCCGTAAGTCGGTCAAGGTGCTGGGGGCTTCCCGGGAAGAAGTCCTCAGAAGGCTCGGGGGTGCGCTCCAATAG
- a CDS encoding toprim domain-containing protein, producing the protein MAARAEMGTTILVEGPRDRASMESLGITGNIVMTSQETLFNLAERVSRQSADIIVLTDWDERGEEVARNAETYLKSNGSRPDMEPRKKLRILTKKEVKDIEGLHGYIERLRLACAVKPQHY; encoded by the coding sequence GTGGCCGCCAGGGCCGAAATGGGCACGACCATCCTGGTCGAAGGCCCTCGTGACAGGGCCTCGATGGAGTCACTGGGCATCACCGGAAATATCGTCATGACGTCGCAGGAGACGTTGTTCAACCTGGCCGAGCGCGTCTCCAGGCAGAGCGCAGACATCATCGTGCTCACCGACTGGGACGAGCGGGGGGAGGAGGTCGCGAGGAACGCCGAAACGTACCTCAAGTCCAACGGCTCGCGCCCCGACATGGAGCCCAGGAAGAAGCTCCGCATCCTTACGAAAAAGGAGGTCAAGGATATCGAGGGCCTCCACGGCTATATCGAGCGCTTGAGGCTGGCATGCGCCGTTAAACCACAACATTATTAA